One Candidatus Delongbacteria bacterium genomic window, ACAAATTTTCTTATTATATTAACGAAATAGACTCAAGGAGAAACTTATGACAAGAATTCTTTTAGCAGAAGACGATATCGAGATTGGAAAAGTTCTAATTGACAATCTTGAAGATCAGGGATATACAGTGGATTATAGCCCAGATGGACTTGACGCATTGAAAAAAATCGAAAATATAAAATATGATCTACTTATTACTGATGTGAAGATGCCTAAAATGGATGGATTAGAACTTCTTGAAAATGTTCGAAAAGGAAAGCTTACTAGTACGATACCGGTATTGATTATCTCAGGCTATTTAAGCCTAAAAGAGGTAAAAAAAATTCTTGAGAATGGAAAAACTTTGTTTTTACCAAAACCTATACAATTTAATGATTTAAATCAAAATATTAATATGTTGTTAGAACCATAGTTTAAGGAAGTTAATTTGGATTATATCAGACTATTTGAGATAACTCTAATTGGAATAGGGTTAGCGATGGATGCTTTTGCCGTTTCAATTTCCAGTGGTGTAATCTTAAAAAAAATGCGAATACGCCATTCCTTGTTAATAGCAGGGTTCTTTGGTTTTTTTCAAGCAATAATGCCCGTTATAGGATGGCACACTGGGATTATTTTCAAATCATACATTGAGAGTTTTGATCATTGGATTGCGTTTATTTTATTGTCATACATTGGAGTGAAAATGATAATGGATGCCAATAAGGAAGATGATGATAAAAATTTTGATCCATTAAATCTTTATATTCTTTTCACTCTTGCAATTGCAACGAGTGTTGATGCTCTGGCTGTTGGTGTTACATTTTCTGTTTTAGGTGTAGAGATCTGGGAAGCATCTATTCTTATAGGTTTA contains:
- a CDS encoding response regulator; translated protein: MTRILLAEDDIEIGKVLIDNLEDQGYTVDYSPDGLDALKKIENIKYDLLITDVKMPKMDGLELLENVRKGKLTSTIPVLIISGYLSLKEVKKILENGKTLFLPKPIQFNDLNQNINMLLEP
- a CDS encoding manganese efflux pump, whose product is MRLFEITLIGIGLAMDAFAVSISSGVILKKMRIRHSLLIAGFFGFFQAIMPVIGWHTGIIFKSYIESFDHWIAFILLSYIGVKMIMDANKEDDDKNFDPLNLYILFTLAIATSVDALAVGVTFSVLGVEIWEASILIGLITFMICIVGTRIGCRFGNFLEKKIEWFGGIVLISIGIKILIEHLFFC